Proteins found in one Anas platyrhynchos isolate ZD024472 breed Pekin duck chromosome 18, IASCAAS_PekinDuck_T2T, whole genome shotgun sequence genomic segment:
- the LOC119713080 gene encoding uncharacterized protein isoform X1 yields the protein MADAAPLPLEALTPPGGGPGARPGPGRAEGAEGAEGLFVVLGAGLAAASHPLLYVKLLVQVGHEPLPPTIGRNVLGKKVLYLPGFFTYEQQPSCLGSWKRWFQKIKLTGETLVKVMESGWQCKSNTIKATVGEKSRALALWRG from the exons ATGGCGGACGCGGCGCCGCTGCCCCTGGAGGCGCTGACGCCCCctggcggcggccccggggcgaggccggggccgggccgggccgagggCGCTGAGGGCGCTGAGGGCCTGTTCGTGGTGCTGGGCGCCGGGCTCGCCGCTGCCAGCCACCCGCTGCTCTACGTCAAGCTGCTCGTCCAG GTTGGGCATGAGCCACTACCTCCAACCATTGGAAGAAACGTGCTGGGAAAGAAAGTACTGTACCTGCCTGGCTTCTTTACCTATG AACAGCAGCCATCTTGCCTCGGCTCCTGGAAGAGAtggtttcaaaaaataaaattaaccgGAGAAACGCTTGTAAAAGTGATGGAATCAGGCTGGCAATGCAAGAGCAACACAATCAAAGCTACAGTTGGGGAGAAGAGCAGAGCTCTGGCACTCTGGCGAGGCTAG
- the LOC119713080 gene encoding mitochondrial carrier homolog 1 isoform X2, which yields MADAAPLPLEALTPPGGGPGARPGPGRAEGAEGAEGLFVVLGAGLAAASHPLLYVKLLVQVGHEPLPPTIGRNVLGKKVLYLPGFFTYGWLYPAQPVARHPCPGIAIPETPEVDPDPSEASTRIA from the exons ATGGCGGACGCGGCGCCGCTGCCCCTGGAGGCGCTGACGCCCCctggcggcggccccggggcgaggccggggccgggccgggccgagggCGCTGAGGGCGCTGAGGGCCTGTTCGTGGTGCTGGGCGCCGGGCTCGCCGCTGCCAGCCACCCGCTGCTCTACGTCAAGCTGCTCGTCCAG GTTGGGCATGAGCCACTACCTCCAACCATTGGAAGAAACGTGCTGGGAAAGAAAGTACTGTACCTGCCTGGCTTCTTTACCTATG GTTGGCTGTATCCCGCGCAGCCCGTGGCCAGACACCCATGTCCCGGGATCGCCATCCCCGAAACGCCCGAAGTCGACCCTGACCCCAGTGAGGCTAGCACACGCATCGCCTAG
- the LOC119713080 gene encoding mitochondrial carrier homolog 1 isoform X3, with amino-acid sequence MADAAPLPLEALTPPGGGPGARPGPGRAEGAEGAEGLFVVLGAGLAAASHPLLYVKLLVQVGHEPLPPTIGRNVLGKKVLYLPGFFTYGQREKVTTRNTRDYPTLP; translated from the exons ATGGCGGACGCGGCGCCGCTGCCCCTGGAGGCGCTGACGCCCCctggcggcggccccggggcgaggccggggccgggccgggccgagggCGCTGAGGGCGCTGAGGGCCTGTTCGTGGTGCTGGGCGCCGGGCTCGCCGCTGCCAGCCACCCGCTGCTCTACGTCAAGCTGCTCGTCCAG GTTGGGCATGAGCCACTACCTCCAACCATTGGAAGAAACGTGCTGGGAAAGAAAGTACTGTACCTGCCTGGCTTCTTTACCTATG GGCAGAGGGAGAAGGTCACAACACGCAACACAAGAGATTATCCCACCCTACCTTAG
- the LOC101803957 gene encoding uncharacterized protein: protein MEDSLLKGTEGLICQPDPTDSEVCCLPGARVRDLAKKVKRLVRPTDYYLLLVFQAGGIDADKQAHHINTWLQDWCNRQNFEFFNHGKVYVTPGLLSPDGMHLSEREEDYGLHPHDHQEVRDDPLATWLPTVELVRQRPGRAAAAGSPSGLREVGERQGQRWAGAGAGAGAGAGVVEAEAEAETKAKAKAKAKAKAGTVAVVRPGLKPVVISWDCDLSGSVSGSRLHRFCDVIGVHFLMSTGDITRPAPNSHIVICDTTMWLETKICVWRVWPQAYSEIFAVDLLSPTVPSHSHVSHSQLSTLVPTSFLLSAPFSSSQKSEKAHLGPTDLDVVAMERLEAAPILQDRHVVLTDVLPGPPVIQDAYKGALELGQELDLTPGPLSALLGIVYQTIIMCTETPLLDVEECYTYLSELLLRHAVHCPPVSAAVFGLTQVAHIAAHLLETVLRHARLYGYILTPQTCLDLTLVYVGSPEHGQEVEVSTALLQEEGEIPGNPNKGSSLQEVVVAELVQVAQGWSQEVEAGLLCGHDQRGTCLSPAEISMTKEDASGSHQTSPRSKKHVGKPQGSCQGNKGLGLCQNLCVVCGTCPMSHRILLGLPLGHLGGTPLSTGSPTFFGMSPHVTRFSYRLPWSAPHPSQSILTPFFSQYLFVAPVDVVNLVALVQVPNAIYFQNCNLLHQLEARWAS, encoded by the exons ATGGAGGACTCCCTtttgaaagggacagagggccTGATATGCCAACCGGACCCAACCGACAGTGAAGTCTGTTGTCTCCCCGGGGCTCGGGTGAGAGACTTAGCtaagaaagtcaagcgcctggtacggcccaccgACTACTACctgctactggtctttcaggctg GGGGGATCGATGCTGACAAGCAGGCTCACCACATTAACACGTGGCTTCAGGACTGGTGCAACCGACAGAACTTTGAGTTTTTCAATCATGGGAAGGTCTATGTGACGCCAGGCCTGCTGTCACCAGACGGGATGCACctctcagagaggg aggaagactacggccttcatcctCACGACCACCAGGAGGTccgagacgaccccctagcaaca TGGCTGCCCACCGTTGAGCTCGTGCGGCAGCGGCCTGGGCGAGCGGCAGCCGCGGGCTCCCCGTCAGGGCTCCGGGAGGTGGGGGAGCGGCAGGGGCAGCGCtgggcgggggcgggggcgggggcgggggcgggggcgggggtgGTGGAGGCGGAGGCGGAGGCGGAGACAAAGGCAAAGGCAAAGGCAAAGGCAAAGGCAAAGGCGGGCACCGTGGCCGTGGTCAGGCCTGGGTTAAAGCCCGTGGTGATATCCTGGGACTGTGACCTCTCAGGATCTGTGAGTGGCAGCAGGCTGCACAGATTTTGTGACGTCATTGGTGTGCATTTCCTTATGAGCACCGGTGACATCACCAGGCCTGCCCCAAATAGCCACATTGTGATCTGTGACACG ACCATGTGGCTTGAAACCAAGATCTGTGTGTGGCGAGTATGGCCTCAAGCCTATTCTGAAATATTCGCAGTGGATCTGCTTTCCCCTACTGTCCCCAGCCATTCCCATGTCTCCCATTCTCAACTGTCCACACTTGTGCCTacatcctttctcctttctgcccctttttcttcctcccagaagtctGAGAAGGCACACCTGGGCCC GACAGACCTAGATGTGGTGGCCATGGAGAGACTTGAGGCAGCCCCAATCCTGCAGGATCGGCATGT TGTTCTGACAGATGTTCTGCCGGGGCCCCCTGTCATTCAGGATGCCTACAAAGGGGCCCTGGAACTGGGCCAGGAGCTAGACCTGACCCCAGGGCCACTCTCAGCCCTGTTGGGCATTGTGTATCAAACCATCATCATGTGTACAG AGACACCCTTACTGGATGTGGAGGAGTGCTACACCTACCTCAGTGAGCTGCTTCTGCGCCATGCTGTGCAT TGCCCTCCGGTCAGTGCAGCTGTATTTGGGCTGACCCAGGTTGCCCACATCGCAGCCCATCTCCTCGAAACAGTCCTTCGGCATGCCAGGCTCTATGGCTACATCCTCACACCCCAG aCCTGCCTTGACCTGACTCTGGTTTATGTGGGGAGCCCTGAGCATGGCCAAGAGGTAGAGGTGTCCACAGCCCTCCtccaggaggaaggagagatcCCTGGGAACCCCAACAAAG GGTCTTCATTACAGGAGGTAGTAGTGGCTGAGCTGGTCCAGGTAGCTCAAGGTTGGAGCCAAGAAGTGGAGGCAGGGCTCCTGTGTGGTCATGATCAACGTGGGACCTGCCTGTCCCCTGCAGAGATAAGCATGACCAAGGAGGATGCTTCTGGATCCCACCAGACCTCCCCCAGGAGCAAGAAACACGTTGGAAAACCCCAGGGATCTTGCCAGGGAAATAAAGGCCTTGGACTGTGCCAGAATCTCTGTGTTGTCTGTGGAACCTGCCCCATGTCCCATAGGATTCTCTTAGGACTCCCTCTGGGACACCTCGGGGGAACTCCTCTATCTACTGGGTCCCCAACATTCTTTGGGATGTCACCCCATGTCACTAGGTTCTCATATCGCCTCCCTTGGAGTGCTCCACACCCATCCCAAAGCATATTGACCCCCTTTTTCTCACAATATTTATTTGTGGCCCCAGTGGATGTGGTTAATCTGGTGGCATTGGTCCAAGTAccaaatgcaatttattttcagaattgcAATCTCTTGCACCAGTTGGAAGCAAGATGGGCTAGTTAG